From Triticum urartu cultivar G1812 chromosome 2, Tu2.1, whole genome shotgun sequence, a single genomic window includes:
- the LOC125538020 gene encoding uncharacterized protein LOC125538020, with product MDVDRQETMEETILVGDDLMRGPPSPVVPKEIASHVLEGVELCDGILKNLFLCLQINDIEPFCQDEIVLYKQCAEKRDKEIRERLQDSEYKLGFSMPLEDAKERVTQLQSELTLLERRMILASGLPGMEGFRQRWSLHGQLGDTRKRLEALNSGMAKRESPSPPGEGTTPAVKKRWFF from the exons ATGGATG TCGATCGACAAGAAACGATGGAAGAGACTATTCTCGTCGGTGATGATCTTATGCGTGGGCCACCTTCCCCTGTCGTACCGAAAGAGATTGCATCCCATGTCCTTGAAGGTGTTGAGCTTTGTGATGGTATCCTGAAGAATCTTTTCCTAT GCTTGCAAATCAATGATATTGAGCCATTTTGTCAAGACGAAATTGTACTATACAAACAATGCGCTGAGAAAAGG GATAAGGAAATAAGGGAACGACTGCAGGATAGTGAATATAAATTGGGTTTCTCGATGCCCCTCGAAGATGCAAAGGAAAGAGTCACTCAACTCCAATCAGAACTCACACTGCTCGAAAG GCGCATGATTCTTGCTAGTGGTCTTCCGGGTATGGAAGGATTTCGCCAACGATGGAGCTTGCATGGACAGCTCGGCGATACAAG GAAAAGGTTGGAGGCGCTGAACAGTGGGATGGCAAAAAGAGAGAGCCCAAGTCCTCCAGGCGAAGGCACAACACCTGCAGTTAAGAAGAGGTGGTTCTTTTAG
- the LOC125538021 gene encoding 60S acidic ribosomal protein P2A — translation MKFIAAYLLAYLSGNASPSAEDLTSILESVGCEIDNEKMELMLSQVKGKDITELLAAGREKFAAVPSGGGGVAVSAAAPAAGGAAAPAAESKKEEKVVEKEESDDDMGFSLFD, via the exons ATGAAGTTCATCGCTGCCTATCTGCTTGCTTACCTCTCTGGCAACGCGAGCCCCTCTGCAGAGGACCTGACATCCATTCTTGAGTCAG TTGGTTGTGAAATCGACAATGAGAAGATGGAACTCATGCTGTCCCAAGTGAAGGGCAAGGACATCACTGAGCTCTTGGCTGCTGGTAGGGAGAAGTTTGCTGCGGTTCCatctggtggtggtggtgtggcTGTTTCAGCCGCTGCTCCTGCTGCTGGTGGTGCTGCTGCCCCTGCAGCTGAGTCAAAGAAAGAAGAGAAGGTCGTGGAGAAGGAAGAGAGTGATGAT GACATGGGCTTCAGTCTGTTCGACTAA